In Thermodesulfobacteriota bacterium, a single genomic region encodes these proteins:
- a CDS encoding ATP-binding protein produces MVSIEDIVRYENEHTGLDFKAVQYKKDQYEELIKDIMAIANADFNNERYIIVGVKHCPDGSRQYLPIDRTEFVDSATYQQIIRENIEPDINFDYVPYEFEGKLLGCFKIYAREEDQPYMMKKDYNKLKKGDSFIRKGTYQPKMERRDYERIFEKRKKADIFDGCVELGFTGTDYEREITLTINGGKRLPSQRAAEKIEKILEEKKQEERIVQEKLNTTTSDHLSSLTNVFSRIALQNQIQMAQLPRLSSDLSPRPYDQRSIEELEQDLKEVQETYKEDDIYEFFEINAHTINITILNNGRAYIEDASVKLEIKKIDGLIIPEKICPKPNHGLLPQIDFPYETWNYPDIQSDDVLVSISQKIGNIRHYIPTEAFKTPIRMVLLKNLAGETIEILCKIFGKNLVRPIERVLRIKAISINEEGKER; encoded by the coding sequence ATGGTAAGTATAGAAGATATTGTAAGGTACGAGAATGAGCATACGGGTTTGGATTTTAAAGCAGTCCAATATAAGAAAGATCAATATGAAGAATTAATAAAGGACATTATGGCGATTGCAAATGCGGACTTCAATAATGAGAGATATATAATTGTTGGCGTTAAACATTGTCCTGATGGGAGTCGGCAATATTTGCCAATTGATAGAACGGAGTTTGTAGATTCTGCGACTTATCAGCAAATTATCAGAGAAAATATAGAACCTGATATAAATTTTGATTATGTACCATACGAATTCGAGGGGAAACTTTTGGGGTGCTTTAAGATATATGCGCGTGAGGAGGATCAGCCATATATGATGAAAAAGGATTATAACAAACTTAAGAAAGGTGACAGCTTTATAAGAAAAGGCACATACCAGCCGAAAATGGAAAGAAGAGACTATGAAAGAATTTTTGAGAAAAGGAAAAAGGCTGATATTTTTGATGGGTGTGTAGAATTAGGTTTTACAGGAACTGATTACGAACGGGAAATAACATTGACGATAAATGGAGGCAAAAGATTGCCTTCACAAAGAGCGGCAGAAAAAATAGAGAAAATACTTGAAGAAAAAAAGCAAGAGGAAAGGATTGTCCAGGAAAAGCTGAATACCACAACCTCCGACCACTTGTCAAGTTTAACAAACGTATTTTCTAGAATAGCACTACAGAATCAAATCCAGATGGCACAATTGCCCAGACTATCAAGCGACTTGTCACCTAGGCCGTATGATCAAAGAAGCATTGAAGAGTTAGAACAAGATCTTAAAGAGGTCCAAGAAACATACAAAGAAGATGATATTTACGAATTTTTTGAAATAAACGCACACACAATTAACATTACCATACTGAACAATGGGCGCGCATATATTGAAGATGCATCGGTAAAATTGGAGATAAAGAAGATAGACGGGTTAATTATACCCGAGAAAATTTGCCCCAAGCCAAATCATGGTTTACTGCCCCAAATAGATTTTCCATATGAAACATGGAATTATCCTGATATTCAGAGCGATGATGTTCTTGTTTCGATCTCACAGAAGATCGGGAATATAAGACATTACATACCAACGGAAGCTTTCAAGACTCCGATTAGAATGGTTTTATTAAAGAACTTGGCAGGGGAAACAATAGAAATTTTATGCAAAATCTTCGGGAAAAATCTAGTAAGGCCAATAGAAAGAGTTTTAAGAATCAAAGCAATTTCTATAAACGAGGAAGGAAAAGAGCGATGA
- a CDS encoding DUF3883 domain-containing protein produces MKSSDSLELGWIYTRKDLMSKFGINDATLKTGVFRPKGYRSIWLFITENKTNDRTQYSDLLNGDDLYWDGQLQGRTNPMIIGHEKAGDELLVFYRKKKYQYEGAGFRYEGTFRYVSHTGDKPAHFHLRRIDKAERIVMELEIAGAAEMASARRKGQGFIASPEVRRQIEDYAMKTAIEFFRNKGYRVEDSHLTQPYDLKAVKGLETWHIEVKGTSGCGEEVVLTFNEVHFAREHKDSMILFVVGDVEVLPKEPIQVRGGNVRLLQPWDIEKGTLKPVSYFYGLPGTYSN; encoded by the coding sequence ATGAAGTCTTCTGATTCGCTTGAATTAGGCTGGATTTATACCAGAAAAGATTTAATGTCGAAGTTCGGCATAAACGATGCGACGCTGAAGACGGGCGTCTTTAGGCCCAAAGGCTATCGCTCAATATGGCTTTTTATTACGGAGAATAAGACCAATGACAGGACGCAATACAGCGATTTGCTGAATGGTGATGACTTATATTGGGATGGGCAGCTCCAGGGGCGCACTAATCCGATGATTATCGGGCATGAGAAGGCGGGCGATGAGCTCCTAGTATTCTACCGGAAAAAGAAATATCAATACGAAGGAGCGGGATTCCGTTATGAAGGCACCTTCCGGTATGTATCACATACCGGAGATAAGCCGGCCCACTTTCATCTTCGCCGGATTGACAAAGCTGAGAGAATTGTAATGGAACTGGAAATAGCAGGTGCGGCAGAGATGGCGTCCGCACGGCGAAAGGGACAGGGTTTTATTGCTTCGCCCGAGGTCCGGAGGCAGATCGAAGATTATGCGATGAAAACGGCAATCGAGTTTTTTCGGAACAAGGGCTATCGAGTAGAGGACAGTCATCTAACTCAACCTTACGACTTGAAGGCCGTCAAAGGATTGGAGACTTGGCATATAGAGGTGAAGGGAACCAGCGGTTGCGGAGAGGAAGTTGTGCTTACATTCAATGAGGTACACTTTGCTAGAGAGCACAAGGATTCTATGATTTTGTTTGTTGTGGGCGATGTGGAGGTTCTGCCGAAAGAACCCATTCAAGTACGGGGCGGCAATGTGAGGTTATTGCAGCCTTGGGATATTGAAAAAGGCACTTTGAAGCCAGTTAGTTATTTCTATGGGCTTCCTGGAACTTATAGTAATTAA